In one Drosophila pseudoobscura strain MV-25-SWS-2005 chromosome X, UCI_Dpse_MV25, whole genome shotgun sequence genomic region, the following are encoded:
- the LOC26531960 gene encoding uncharacterized protein, translating to MLAFDFKLVAIPLLQLLFLLLPTLFLVSSATAREVYMYVDMSGKPWEFEFKGFYDNTLRRRVTQVVYNGLWTDPMVRGRDPDSADPAACPSPWNPLIALAVAAPAASFVLV from the exons atgctCGCTTTTGACTTTAAACTTGTAGCAATTCcactgctgcaactgctgttcctgctgctgccgacgCTGTTCCTTGTG AGCTCAGCGACTGCCAGGGAAGTGTACATGTACGTGGATATGTCGGGTAAGCCATGGGAATTCGAGTTCAAAGGCTTCTATGACAACACCTTGCGGAGACGTGTAACGCAAGTTGTCTACAATGGTCTCTGGACGGATCCCATGGTAAGGGGCAGGGATCCGGACTCGGCAGATCCTGCCGCTTGCCCAAGTCCCTGGAATCCGCTCATCgctctggctgttgctgctcctgctgcatcCTTTGTTCTAGTCTAG
- the LOC4813474 gene encoding uncharacterized protein isoform X2 yields MGRLFQYNRFGATDNINKRNKKDTQTKNKMLRNAIKCPAYSDIYGQYNDSSFEKCQQWSNKLQFPTAVAAASAVTLPAEEPSQSRTHKVYDSMKNFLQRKLFAQPSHKERTLNEDPTSDYDEDLLDSSYQADAEEEEEERDADCSCSSNSNSNTSSISSSSHADTPKRSPQKSLLSLNCWQSSQPSDSNKEEDDSDAGISDCCQLLVENTSSKKQRRSSPKKRTSLPRYNSSNSTEDDDDDEEPELLACAWYQPRISAKAAQEHLQQSTPGSFLLRRSTPRHFELCLRLERKVKTYPVQSTRTQMYRLKGAKKQFSTLKALITHHSVMAEQLPLTLDMPRERHVVKPSAVRYADDFEPLESLQLLGILKSLQAKSIEI; encoded by the exons ATGGGTCGCCTGTTCCAATACAATCGCTTTGGCGCCACGGATAACATCAACAAACGCAACAAGAAGGATACGCAGACCAAGAACAAGATG CTACGCAATGCCATCAAGTGTCCGGCCTATTCGGACATCTATGGGCAGTACAATGACTCGTCCTTTGAGAAATGCCAACAATGGAGCAACAAACTGCAGTTCCcaacggcagtggcagcggcatcaGCAGTGACACTGCCAGCCGAGGAGCCCAGCCAGAGTCGCACCCATAAGGTCTACGATAGCATGAAGAACTTTCTGCAGCGCAAACTATTTGCCCAACCCTCGCACAAGGAGCGAACACTGAATGAAGACCCCACTAGTGATTATGATGAG GACCTTCTCGACTCCTCGTACCAGGCAGACGCGgaagaagaggaggaagaAAGAGATGCCgattgcagctgcagctccaactccaactccaacacCAGCTCCATATCCAGCAGTAGCCATGCGGACACGCCAAAACGCTCGCCCCAGAAGTCGCTACTGTCGCTCAACTGCTGGCAGAGCAGTCAGCCAAGCGACTCCAACAAGGAGGAGGATGACTCCGATGCCGGAATCTCCGACTGCTGCCAACTGCTGGTGGAGAACACATCGAGCAAAAAACAGCGACGCAGCTCGCCCAAAAAGCGGACATCCCTGCCCCgctacaacagcagcaacagcaccgaggacgatgatgatgatgaggagcCGGAACTGTTGGCCTGCGCCTGGTACCAGCCCCGCATCAGTGCGAAGGCTGCCCAAGAGCATCTTCAGCAGTCGACCCCGGGCAGCTTCCTGCTCCGCCGAAGCACTCCCCGCCACTTCGAGCTCTGTCTGCGCCTCGAACGGAAGGTGAAGACGTACCCGGTGCAGTCCACCCGCACCCAGATGTATCGCCTGAAGGGGGCCAAGAAACAGTTCAGCACTCTCAAGGCCTTGATCACCCACCACTCGGTGATGGCCGAGCAGCTTCCCCTCACACTGGACATGCCCAGGGAGCGACATGTGGTCAAGCCGTCGGCGGTCCGCTATGCGGACGATTTCGAACCGCTGGAGTCTCTGCAGCTCCTGGGCATCCTCAAGAGTCTGCAGGCCAAGAGCATTGAAATATAG
- the LOC4813474 gene encoding tensin-4 isoform X1, which produces MGRLFQYNRFGATDNINKRNKKDTQTKNKMLRNAIKCPAYSDIYGQYNDSSFEKCQQWSNKLQFPTAVAAASAVTLPAEEPSQSRTHKVYDSMKNFLQRKLFAQPSHKERTLNEDPTSDYDEQDLLDSSYQADAEEEEEERDADCSCSSNSNSNTSSISSSSHADTPKRSPQKSLLSLNCWQSSQPSDSNKEEDDSDAGISDCCQLLVENTSSKKQRRSSPKKRTSLPRYNSSNSTEDDDDDEEPELLACAWYQPRISAKAAQEHLQQSTPGSFLLRRSTPRHFELCLRLERKVKTYPVQSTRTQMYRLKGAKKQFSTLKALITHHSVMAEQLPLTLDMPRERHVVKPSAVRYADDFEPLESLQLLGILKSLQAKSIEI; this is translated from the exons ATGGGTCGCCTGTTCCAATACAATCGCTTTGGCGCCACGGATAACATCAACAAACGCAACAAGAAGGATACGCAGACCAAGAACAAGATG CTACGCAATGCCATCAAGTGTCCGGCCTATTCGGACATCTATGGGCAGTACAATGACTCGTCCTTTGAGAAATGCCAACAATGGAGCAACAAACTGCAGTTCCcaacggcagtggcagcggcatcaGCAGTGACACTGCCAGCCGAGGAGCCCAGCCAGAGTCGCACCCATAAGGTCTACGATAGCATGAAGAACTTTCTGCAGCGCAAACTATTTGCCCAACCCTCGCACAAGGAGCGAACACTGAATGAAGACCCCACTAGTGATTATGATGAG CAGGACCTTCTCGACTCCTCGTACCAGGCAGACGCGgaagaagaggaggaagaAAGAGATGCCgattgcagctgcagctccaactccaactccaacacCAGCTCCATATCCAGCAGTAGCCATGCGGACACGCCAAAACGCTCGCCCCAGAAGTCGCTACTGTCGCTCAACTGCTGGCAGAGCAGTCAGCCAAGCGACTCCAACAAGGAGGAGGATGACTCCGATGCCGGAATCTCCGACTGCTGCCAACTGCTGGTGGAGAACACATCGAGCAAAAAACAGCGACGCAGCTCGCCCAAAAAGCGGACATCCCTGCCCCgctacaacagcagcaacagcaccgaggacgatgatgatgatgaggagcCGGAACTGTTGGCCTGCGCCTGGTACCAGCCCCGCATCAGTGCGAAGGCTGCCCAAGAGCATCTTCAGCAGTCGACCCCGGGCAGCTTCCTGCTCCGCCGAAGCACTCCCCGCCACTTCGAGCTCTGTCTGCGCCTCGAACGGAAGGTGAAGACGTACCCGGTGCAGTCCACCCGCACCCAGATGTATCGCCTGAAGGGGGCCAAGAAACAGTTCAGCACTCTCAAGGCCTTGATCACCCACCACTCGGTGATGGCCGAGCAGCTTCCCCTCACACTGGACATGCCCAGGGAGCGACATGTGGTCAAGCCGTCGGCGGTCCGCTATGCGGACGATTTCGAACCGCTGGAGTCTCTGCAGCTCCTGGGCATCCTCAAGAGTCTGCAGGCCAAGAGCATTGAAATATAG